The region AAACGAATGTAGGCGACCTTGTCGAGCTTGAGCAGCTCTTTCATCACCATCTCGCCTATCTGGCGCGAACCGATCTCGCGTTCGCCGATCGCAAATACCTTTTGCGTGACATTATCGATGGCGGCATCGACCAATTCGGTTGGAACGGGACGCTTGTGCAGCGCCCGGGTAAAGCTGGTGCGCAGTTTTTCTTCATCGAACTCGCTGCGCATGCCGTTCTGCTTGACCACCTGCGGCAT is a window of Sideroxydans sp. CL21 DNA encoding:
- the nrdR gene encoding transcriptional regulator NrdR, with amino-acid sequence MKCPFCKHPGTQVVDTRENEEGDSIRRRRRCVSCDKRFTTYEVVELRMPQVVKQNGMRSEFDEEKLRTSFTRALHKRPVPTELVDAAIDNVTQKVFAIGEREIGSRQIGEMVMKELLKLDKVAYIRFASVYKSFQDVGDFSDAIDAVKNPRRRQNEKK